The Mesorhizobium sp. AR02 genomic interval TTCGACCTCTACAATGAGAAGATCGTTGCCGAGCGCTCGATCATCGTCGACCGCTACCTTGCCGGCGCCTATGTGCTGGACCCGTTCTACGACGCAGTTCGCGGCGACAGCACAGAGCGCATGATCGTGATGCGGGAGCTGGCGCCCGATGATTTCCTGCACACCGAATATTATCGGCGGCACTATGCCACCACCGAGATCGGCGACGAGATCGGTTTCGTGCTGAAGCTGGAGAACGGCTTTGCCGGCGTGCTGTCGCTGTCGCGGACCGGGGCGGCACCGGTCTTCGCCGAGGATGAGCTGGAGCGCCTGAGGTCCGCCGCTCCCATCGTCTGCGCGCTCGCGGCGCGGCACTGGTTTCATGCTCCGGGCCTCTCGCTCGACATCAAGAACGCGGCCCCCGCGGCGCGGATCGAGCATCCGCTGCTGACCCGGCGCGAGCTCGAGATCGTCACGCTGATCCTCAAGGGACATTCCAACCTCTCGCTCGCCGCCGTGCTGTCACTGTCGCCCAACACGGTGAAGGTCCATCGCCGGCAGATCTATTCGAAGCTTTCCATTTCAAGCCAGGCCGAACTGTTCCGGCTGTTTCTTGCCTAGGCTCAAATGAACCGCACTTTCGAGGTAAGAGTGACCGATGCGTAGCTCTCAAATGGAACGATATGTCTGGGCCTCTGTCCTGTATTACGCCGTGGCGGTGGTTGCCTCTGTGTTTCTCGTGGGCGCTGTCATGAGCGATCTCGGCGTTCTGTGGAGCGTGCTTGCCCTGTTGGGCTACGTTTCGTTGATCGTATCTCTTCAGATATGGCGACGCAGACGACATCCGCGAAGTGTCTATCAAGTGGAATTGGCCAAACGGGATGCCTAGTTTTTCGTTTATTGGCAACGAGATAGAGCGGCAGCCTGCATCAAGGTAAGAGGCCGCCGCCAGCGCCTTACTCGGCGAAATCCATCTCGGGTGGCGCGACCTGGAAGAAGCTCGTGAGGTAGGCGAGATAGACGATGCCGACCGCCAGCCAGACCAGGCCCAGCACCTTGGCGTTCTCGTCGAGGTTCCACAGCAGGAAGAGGTCGCAGACCGCAGCGAGCGCCGGGACAATCAGGCCGATCAACACGCCGAGCGGACGCACCTGCTGGTCGCGCTTCAAATAGAGCGCGATCACCGAGACGTTGACGGCGGTGAAGGCGAGGAAGGCGCCGAAATTGATGAACGAGGTCGAGGTGGTGACGTCCATGGTCAGCGCCGCCAGGCCGACCACGCCGACAAGGATCAGGTTGAGGATCGGCGTGTGCCATTTCGGATGCAGGTTGCCGAAGAACGAGACCGGCAGCACCGTGTCGCGGCCCATGGCGTAGAGCAGCCGGCCAACGCTGGCTTGTGCTGCAAGGCCGGAGGTGAATTGCGCCACGACCAGCGTCGCCAGGAAGATGGTGACGAACAGGTCACCGCCGATCGCCTTGGCGATTTCGGTGGCGGCGGCGTCGACCGAGACGAAATCCATGCCGGGATGGGCAAGCTGGGTGATGTAGGCCGAGGCGATGAAGATCACGCCGCCGGCAAGCGCGATGATCAGGATCGCTTTCGGCATGGTGCGGCGCGCATCCCTGGTCTCCTCGGTCAGCGTCGACACCGCGTCGAAGCCGAGGAAGGAGTAGGCGGCTATCGCAGCACCTGCCACCGAGGCCGAGAACGGCACGCCTTCCTTGAAGAAGGGCGTGACCGAGACCAAGCCGCCGGGGCCGTTCAGCGCCACCACATAGCGGGCGGCCAGCACCAGGAAGGCGACGAGCACGCCGAGCTGCACCAGCATCAGGATGAAATTGACGCGGTTGGCAAAGGCGATGCCGACGACATTGACCACGGTGGTCAGTGCGATGAAGCTGACAATCCAAACCCAGGTCGGAATCGCCGGGAAGGCCGAAGCGAGATAGGCCGCACCGATCAGCCAGATCACCATCGGCAGGAAGAAATAATCGAGCAGCACCGCCCAGCCGACAAGGAAGCCGATGCTGGGGCTGATCGAGCGGCGGGCATAGGTGTAGGCCGAGCCGGCAACGGGATAGACGCGGGCCATGACGCCGTAGCTGATGGCGGTGAGCAGGATGGCCGCCGCCGCCACGAGATAGGCCATGGCGGTGGTGCCCTGGCTTGCCGCGGCCAGCGCGCCAAAAGTGCCGAAGACGATCATCGGCGTCATGTAGGCCAGGCCGAAGAGCACGACGGACCAGAGTCCGAGCGCGCGGTCGAGTTTGACAGTGTCTTGCATTGTTCCGCCTCCGGAAAGGATTGTTTCCGATGCTTTTTCCGGAGGCCGGCTGGCGCCTGGAGATCAGGCGTTGGCGAAGGGCTTGCGGTCGCATTTCTCGAAGTTGAGGCGGAGCATGACTTAGCCGGCGCAACGCGGCCATAACCCCAAGGGATTATGCGGGGAGTCGTGTGCGTGATGCGGCGCGGGTGGATGGTTATGGATCGGCTGAGGAATGGCGGCGCATTTGCGGGCGGCGGTCCTGAAACGCATATGGCGCTCCCCCTCTCCGTCTCGGCTTCGCCGAGCCACCTCTCCCCCGCTCTCGCGGGGGCGAGGAACCCAAGTTTTTCAAGGCCGCGACCTTGGAGATTAGCGTTTCCTCGCCCCCATGAAATGGGGGAGAGGTGGCTCGGCGAAGCCGAGACGGAGAGGGGGCAGGCGCTGTCCGATGGGATTGGCCTGCCGGGGCGCTAAAGCAACTGCAGCCGCTGGTCGATCAACTGAAACAGCCGCTCATCATCGACCTCGGTGATGACATGGACCGGCAGGCCCTTGCCGGCGCCGTTTTCGACCGCCCGCGTGCGGCCATAGGATCCGGCTTGATCGCATTCGACCTCGATCACCGCGTCGACGCCCTTGAACAGGGTCGGGTCGATCAGGAACGCCGTCACACAGGGGTCGTGCAGGCTGGCGTCGCCGCTGCCATAGTAGCGCATCATGGCGATGGCGGTTTGCATGATCGGGCTGGCGTCGCGCTCGAGCTGGTCGAAGCGCGCCTGGGTCAGCGTCGCGTGGCGGGTCACGTCGAGGCCGAACATGGTCATCGGGATGCCGGACGACAGCACCACTTGCGCGGCATGCGGATCGATCCAGATGTTGAACTCGGCATCGGTCGCGGTGTTGCCCGGGCTGAAGGCAGCGCCGCCCATGAAGACGATGGCCTTGATCTTGGTCGTTATGGACGGCTCCTTGATCAGAGCCAGCGCGATGTTGGTCATCGGCCCGATCGGGCAGAGCGTGATCTGGCCGGGCTCGCGCAGGATGGTGTCGATGATGAAATCGACGGCATGTTGGCTCTGCACCTGATGCGTGGCGTCGGGCACGCCGAGGTCGCCAAGGCCGTCGGTGCCGTGCACCGAAGCGCCGCGCTGCACGCGCGGCAGGATGATCGGCCTGCTGCAGCCGGCGTAGACCGGAATGTCCTGGCGGCCGGCCATGGCGGTGATGCGCAAGGCGTTGCGGGTCGTCAACGGCAGCGAGACATTGCCGATGACCGTCGTGATGCCGACGATCTCGATCTCGTCGGGCGAGGCAAACGCCAGAAGGAGCGCGATGGCGTCATCGACGCCGGGGTCGCAATCGATGATAATCCTGCTCTTGGCCATGCCTGAAAGTCCATTTCCTGTGTAGCTGTAGAAGAGGGCCACCCCGGTTGGGGTAGCCCTCGCTGCTCGAGCGACTTCGCGCCTATTTCAGCAGTTCGTTGGTGTAGTATTTTGAGGCGGGGAGGACTTCCTTGATCTGGTCGGTGTCCTTCAGTGCCTGGGCGATCGGCAGCCAGTTCTTGTCTTCCTGCATCATGTAGCCGGTGTCGCCCTTCATAAGTGCTGCGGTCAGCTTCCAGCCGGAGAGGTTGTAGGCAAGGCTGCCGCCTTCCGGATAAGCCTTAGTGAACATCTCGGCGGCTTCGTCGGGATGGTCGGCGGCCCATTGCGTCGCCTTGATGGTGGCGCGCATC includes:
- a CDS encoding APC family permease, with translation MQDTVKLDRALGLWSVVLFGLAYMTPMIVFGTFGALAAASQGTTAMAYLVAAAAILLTAISYGVMARVYPVAGSAYTYARRSISPSIGFLVGWAVLLDYFFLPMVIWLIGAAYLASAFPAIPTWVWIVSFIALTTVVNVVGIAFANRVNFILMLVQLGVLVAFLVLAARYVVALNGPGGLVSVTPFFKEGVPFSASVAGAAIAAYSFLGFDAVSTLTEETRDARRTMPKAILIIALAGGVIFIASAYITQLAHPGMDFVSVDAAATEIAKAIGGDLFVTIFLATLVVAQFTSGLAAQASVGRLLYAMGRDTVLPVSFFGNLHPKWHTPILNLILVGVVGLAALTMDVTTSTSFINFGAFLAFTAVNVSVIALYLKRDQQVRPLGVLIGLIVPALAAVCDLFLLWNLDENAKVLGLVWLAVGIVYLAYLTSFFQVAPPEMDFAE
- a CDS encoding helix-turn-helix transcriptional regulator is translated as MKSADKGPHPSFDAWNAGLGAAASAIGSRGFPDALAAALRLLTAFQMMNGFLYSPAGRAFDLYNEKIVAERSIIVDRYLAGAYVLDPFYDAVRGDSTERMIVMRELAPDDFLHTEYYRRHYATTEIGDEIGFVLKLENGFAGVLSLSRTGAAPVFAEDELERLRSAAPIVCALAARHWFHAPGLSLDIKNAAPAARIEHPLLTRRELEIVTLILKGHSNLSLAAVLSLSPNTVKVHRRQIYSKLSISSQAELFRLFLA
- a CDS encoding nucleoside hydrolase — translated: MAKSRIIIDCDPGVDDAIALLLAFASPDEIEIVGITTVIGNVSLPLTTRNALRITAMAGRQDIPVYAGCSRPIILPRVQRGASVHGTDGLGDLGVPDATHQVQSQHAVDFIIDTILREPGQITLCPIGPMTNIALALIKEPSITTKIKAIVFMGGAAFSPGNTATDAEFNIWIDPHAAQVVLSSGIPMTMFGLDVTRHATLTQARFDQLERDASPIMQTAIAMMRYYGSGDASLHDPCVTAFLIDPTLFKGVDAVIEVECDQAGSYGRTRAVENGAGKGLPVHVITEVDDERLFQLIDQRLQLL